In one Flavobacteriales bacterium genomic region, the following are encoded:
- a CDS encoding tetratricopeptide repeat protein — translation MSKKHAEPAEGKDLDLGEVYTRTELFLDKHKKSITMGAIGLLVVVGGILGVKKLYLEPRENEAAELIWKAQYYFEIDSLDLALNGDSLWPGFTSIAQDFGSTPSGELAHYYMGAIYMQKGEFEQALEHYKEADLDDDVLRVMAVGNQGDALVELGRAAEAVKLFEKAASMAKNDFTTPMYLMKAGILHQQAGDWASARKAFRRVADDFPTSSEASQARKYAGHAEAMGG, via the coding sequence ATGAGCAAGAAGCACGCTGAGCCCGCCGAAGGCAAGGACCTCGACCTGGGCGAAGTCTACACCCGCACGGAGCTGTTCCTCGACAAGCATAAGAAGAGCATCACCATGGGCGCCATCGGCCTGCTGGTGGTGGTTGGCGGCATCCTCGGGGTGAAGAAGCTGTACCTGGAGCCGCGCGAGAACGAGGCCGCTGAGCTCATCTGGAAGGCGCAGTACTACTTCGAGATCGATTCGCTCGACCTGGCGCTCAACGGCGACAGCCTCTGGCCCGGATTCACCAGCATCGCCCAGGATTTCGGCAGCACGCCCAGCGGCGAGCTGGCCCACTATTACATGGGAGCCATCTACATGCAGAAGGGCGAGTTCGAGCAGGCGCTGGAGCACTACAAGGAGGCCGACCTTGACGATGACGTGCTGCGCGTGATGGCGGTGGGCAACCAGGGCGATGCGCTGGTGGAGCTCGGCCGAGCAGCGGAAGCGGTGAAGCTCTTCGAGAAGGCGGCGAGCATGGCGAAGAACGACTTCACCACGCCCATGTACCTGATGAAGGCCGGTATCCTGCACCAGCAAGCCGGCGACTGGGCCAGTGCGCGCAAGGCATTCAGGCGCGTCGCTGACGACTTCCCCACCAGCAGCGAGGCCAGCCAGGCACGCAAGTACGCGGGCCATGCCGAGGCCATGGGCGGATAG
- a CDS encoding DNA replication/repair protein RecF produces the protein MAFHLSRLHALNFRNHRVAELELGPEVNCFTGPNGTGKTNLLDAVHYLALGKSYFEPVDQHNILRGEELMVVQGTLRTDGGDDTVLCSVRRGQRKVLSRNRKEYDRLADHVGRYPVVMITPYDGQLVLEGSEVRRRFLDGLIAQFDKAYLEALIRYNRALAQRNALLKQHAERGGVPQGAFEAWDEQLAQQATAIHAARAAFMGELVPLLEEHYAGISSGTEQVALEYRSGLNESTMAALIAGAWERDRAAQHTTVGVHKDDLLFTLEGQPLKRFGSQGQQKTYLIALKLAQFELTARRSGERPILLLDDIFDKIDPQRMRHLLRLLSGHRFGQVLITDTDAVRLHAALDGLDLDTRFFHLTHSGITREATQRTVLG, from the coding sequence ATGGCCTTCCACCTCAGCCGCCTGCATGCGCTGAATTTCCGCAACCACCGGGTGGCGGAACTGGAGCTGGGGCCGGAGGTGAATTGCTTCACCGGCCCCAACGGCACGGGCAAGACCAACCTGCTGGATGCCGTCCATTACCTGGCTTTGGGCAAGAGCTATTTCGAGCCGGTGGATCAGCATAACATCCTTCGCGGGGAGGAGCTGATGGTGGTGCAGGGGACGCTGCGAACGGATGGGGGGGATGACACGGTGCTCTGCAGCGTGCGCCGCGGGCAGCGCAAGGTGCTGAGCCGCAATCGGAAGGAGTACGATCGCTTGGCCGACCATGTGGGCCGGTACCCGGTGGTGATGATCACGCCCTATGATGGGCAGCTGGTGCTGGAGGGCAGCGAGGTGCGGCGGCGCTTCCTCGACGGCCTCATCGCCCAGTTCGACAAGGCGTACCTGGAGGCGCTCATCCGCTACAACCGCGCCTTGGCGCAGCGCAATGCCCTGCTGAAGCAGCATGCGGAGCGCGGCGGGGTGCCGCAGGGAGCCTTCGAGGCCTGGGACGAGCAGCTGGCGCAGCAGGCCACGGCCATCCATGCAGCGCGCGCCGCCTTCATGGGCGAACTGGTGCCGCTGCTCGAGGAGCACTATGCGGGCATCAGCTCGGGCACCGAGCAGGTGGCCCTGGAGTACCGTTCAGGGCTGAACGAGTCGACCATGGCGGCGTTGATCGCCGGGGCGTGGGAGCGCGACCGGGCGGCGCAGCACACCACGGTGGGCGTACACAAGGACGACCTGCTCTTCACGCTCGAAGGCCAGCCGCTGAAGCGCTTCGGCTCGCAAGGGCAGCAGAAGACCTATCTCATCGCGCTCAAGCTGGCCCAGTTCGAGCTCACGGCGCGCCGCAGCGGCGAGCGCCCCATCCTGCTGCTGGATGATATCTTCGACAAGATCGATCCCCAGCGGATGCGGCACTTGCTGCGCCTGCTAAGCGGCCACCGTTTCGGGCAGGTGCTGATCACCGATACCGATGCGGTTCGGCTCCACGCCGCCCTCGACGGCCTTGACCTCGACACCCGGTTCTTCCACCTCACCCACTCCGGAATCACCCGTGAAGCGACGCAACGAACAGTCCTTGGCTGA
- the ribH gene encoding 6,7-dimethyl-8-ribityllumazine synthase, translating to MSTADKHLSHYDPAGVPSGAGRRFALVVSEWNRTVTDALRLGARETLLRHGVAPSDIVERWVPGSFELAAGAQFLLERGGLHGIICLGSVVRGETPHFDYVCQGTTQGIMAVGLKFSAPVIFGVLTDDTLQQALDRSGGKHGNKGVDCAVAALKMAELKAQG from the coding sequence ATGTCAACGGCCGACAAGCACCTCTCCCACTACGATCCGGCCGGCGTCCCTAGTGGCGCCGGTCGCCGTTTCGCGCTCGTGGTGAGCGAATGGAACAGGACGGTCACCGACGCCCTGCGGCTCGGCGCGCGCGAGACCCTGCTGCGCCATGGCGTGGCCCCTTCCGACATCGTGGAGCGCTGGGTGCCCGGCAGCTTCGAGCTGGCTGCGGGCGCGCAGTTCCTCCTGGAGCGTGGCGGACTGCATGGTATCATCTGCCTGGGCAGCGTGGTGAGGGGCGAGACCCCGCACTTCGACTACGTCTGCCAGGGAACCACGCAGGGCATCATGGCCGTGGGCCTCAAGTTCAGCGCCCCGGTCATCTTCGGCGTGCTCACCGACGACACCTTGCAGCAGGCGCTCGACCGCAGCGGGGGCAAGCACGGCAACAAAGGCGTCGATTGCGCCGTGGCGGCGCTGAAGATGGCCGAGCTGAAGGCGCAGGGCTGA
- a CDS encoding DUF721 domain-containing protein, producing MAEAIAYLIDGAGMREKMDELDIASWWDEVTGPMIARHTTAITLKRGRLLVRVDSAPLRQELTFMRVTIAERLNQRMGRAVVAEVVLQ from the coding sequence TTGGCTGAGGCGATCGCCTACCTCATCGATGGGGCGGGCATGCGCGAGAAGATGGACGAGCTGGATATCGCCTCGTGGTGGGACGAGGTGACCGGCCCCATGATCGCGCGCCACACCACGGCCATCACGCTCAAACGGGGCCGGCTCCTGGTGCGGGTCGACAGTGCGCCGCTCCGGCAGGAGCTCACGTTCATGCGCGTCACCATCGCGGAGCGCCTCAATCAGCGCATGGGCCGCGCGGTGGTGGCGGAGGTGGTGCTGCAGTGA
- a CDS encoding nucleoside-diphosphate kinase, translating to MAGNRTFTMIKPEAVAAGNMGKILDMIIDSGFKVIALKYTRLSRQEAGSFYAVHKERPFYGELVEYMASGPIVAAILERENAVPAFRELIGATDPAQAAEGTIRKRFAESKAKNAVHGSDSDENAAIEGAFFFSGREQF from the coding sequence ATGGCAGGCAACAGGACATTCACGATGATCAAGCCCGAGGCAGTGGCCGCAGGGAACATGGGCAAGATCCTCGACATGATCATCGACAGCGGATTCAAGGTGATCGCGCTGAAATACACCCGGCTCTCGCGACAGGAGGCCGGCAGCTTCTATGCGGTGCACAAGGAGCGCCCGTTCTACGGCGAGCTCGTGGAATACATGGCGAGCGGCCCCATCGTGGCGGCGATCCTGGAGAGGGAGAATGCTGTTCCCGCCTTCCGCGAGCTGATCGGCGCCACGGATCCCGCCCAGGCGGCCGAGGGCACCATCCGCAAGCGCTTCGCCGAGAGCAAGGCCAAGAACGCCGTGCATGGCAGCGACAGCGATGAGAATGCCGCCATCGAAGGCGCCTTCTTCTTCAGCGGCCGCGAGCAATTCTGA